One Microtus ochrogaster isolate Prairie Vole_2 unplaced genomic scaffold, MicOch1.0 UNK14, whole genome shotgun sequence genomic region harbors:
- the LOC101992814 gene encoding zinc finger protein 260-like, which produces MPKYLQNPEKIRGRPRVEAAKNMPTDTSFCQMPQRLGAEEQNGLCERLVSFEDVTVDFSQEEWQHLDSAQRRLYQDVMLEIYSHLLAVGELQLDTPHHPVVVKASFLNDAPSEVPGHGSYYTILERLWQDSSSAVKTHQQSQLPPVSPGACRNQKPLNTDSDGDSGEAGEALLSGRHLVSTKCAPPRCFSFAKRLKPNLEAYNDDQSNATKQASDVIGSHQFLTQGSSNGVCTVPLQRERSYNDSQLGNSLSPNPPLTEHGIPFQDKAVEYPGCGKVLTDESAFCQQQITNNMETSFICHTCGKTFLHKSQLVSHPETHREETPYECPDCAKSLRGMSSLHVHREVHTKEKRYECHVCGKSFSYTSHLKVHLRTHTGEKPYACSECGKAFSQKSVLTIHQRIHTGEKPYTCSDCGKMFVCASDLTKHCRFHTGEKPYECPDCGKSFSIKSNLLAHHRIHTSEGPYKCFDCGESFRKISQLKVHHQIHTDGRSFVCSDCGMAFSQKSVLITHQRIHTGDKCYPCGDCGKLFLYASDLKKHCRVHTGEKPYKCHDCGKSYSVKSHLHVHHRIHTGERPFKCDDCGKSFRRNSHLQMHQQTHTGEKPYKCSDCGKSFRRASHLKVHHRIHTGEKPYVCSECGKAFNDRSVLSTHQRIHTGEKPYICSDCGKAMSSKANLKEHQRIHTGEKPYVCAECGRAFSDKSSFYRHCKIHSKDRPFVHNKGEKGFLQNSQVTTYEQTHSAEKL; this is translated from the exons ATGCCGAAGTATCTTCAGAATCCTGAGAAAATCAGAGGCAGACCAAGAGTAGAAGCCGCAAAGAACATGCCTACTGACACAAGTTTCTGCCAGATGCCCCAGAGGTTAGGAGCAGAAGAGCAGAATGGATTGTGTGAG AGATTGGTGTCCTTTGAGGATGTGACTGTGGACTTCAGTCAGGAGGAGTGGCAGCACCTGGACTCCGCCCAGCGGCGCCTGTACCAGGACGTGATGCTGGAGATCTACAGCCACCTCTTGGCAGTGG gTGAACTGCAGCTTGACACACCACATCACCCAGTTGTTGTGAAAGCGTCATTTCTGAATGATGCACCCAGTGAAGTCCCAGGACATGGTTCCTATTATACCATTCTGGAGAGACTGTGGCAGGACAGCAGCAGTGCTGTGAAGACACATCAGCAAAGCCAACTCCCACCCGTCAGCCCTGGTGCTTGCCGAAACCAGAAGCCACTGAACACAGACAGTGATGGGGACTCTGGAGAAGCTGGAGAAGCTCTTCTCTCGGGACGCCACCTCGTTTCTACAAAATGTGCACCTCCAAGGTGTTTCTCATTTGCAAAAAGGTTGAAACCTAACCTTGAAGCATATAATGATGATCAAAGCAATGCCACAAAGCAGGCTAGTGACGTTATTGGGTCTCATCAGTTTTTAACGCAAGGCTCTTCTAATGGTGTGTGTACAGTACCTCTTCAAAGAGAGAGATCATACAATGACAGTCAGCTTGGAAACAGTCTTTCTCCCAATCCACCACTTACAGAGCATGGGATTCCTTTCCAAGACAAAGCAGTTGAATATCCTGGATGCGGGAAAGTCCTCACTGATGAGTCGGCTTTCTGTCAACAACAAATAACCAACAATATGGAGACATCTTTCATCTGTCACACGTGTGGGAAGACCTTTCTCCACAAGTCTCAATTGGTCTCCCATCCAGAAACTCATAGAGAAGAGACACCTTATGAATGTCCTGACTGTGCAAAATCCCTGAGGGGTATGTCCAGCCTGCACGTGCACCGTGAAGTCCACACAAAGGAGAAACGGTATGAATGCCACGTGTGTGGGAAGTCATTCAGCTATACATCCCACCTAAAGGTGCACCTTCGAACACACACTGGTGAGAAACCCTACGCATGTTctgagtgtgggaaagccttcagccaAAAGTCAGTCCTCACCATCCATCAGAGAATCCACACGGGGGAGAAGCCTTACACGTGCAGTGACTGTGGGAAAATGTTTGTTTGTGCATCAGATCTGACAAAGCATTGTCGGTTTCACACAGGGGAGAAGCCTTACGAATGCCCCGACTGTGGGAAATCTTTCAGTATTAAGTCTAACCTGCTTGCCCATCATCGTATCCACACCAGTGAGGGGCCTTACAAATGCTTTGACTGTGGGGAATCATTCAGGAAAATATCCCAACTGAAGGTACATCATCAGATTCACACTGATGGTAGATCTTTTGTGTGTTCTGACTGTGGAATGGCCTTCAGCCAGAAGTCAGTTCTCATCACACATCAGAGAATTCACACTGGGGACAAGTGTTACCCATGCGGTGATTGTGGGAAGTTGTTTCTTTATGCTTCCGATCTGAAGAAGCACTGTCGAGTCCACACAGGGGAGAAGCCTTACAAATGCCATGACTGTGGGAAATCGTACAGTGTGAAATCACACCTCCATGTGCACCATCGAATTCACACTGGTGAGAGACCTTTCAAATGTGATGACTGTGGAAAATCCTTCAGAAGAAACTCTCACCTGCAAATGCATCAGCAGACTCACACTGGTGAGAAGCCGTACAAGTGCTCTgactgtgggaagtccttccggAGAGCATCCCACCTGAAGGTGCATCATCGAATTCACACCGGGGAGAAACCTTACGTGTGTTCcgagtgtgggaaggccttcaatGATAggtcagttctcagcacacatcagagaattcatactggagaaaagcCCTACATATGCAGCGACTGTGGGAAAGCCATGTCTTCTAAAGCCAACCTCAAAGAGCATCAACGAATTCACACAGGCGAGAAGCCATATGTGTGTGCTGAATGTGGGCGGGCCTTCAGTGATAAGTCTTCTTTCTATAGACACTGTAAAATTCACAGTAAGGATAGACCTTTTGTCCATAACAAAGGTGAAAAGGGCTTCCTGCAGAATTCACAAGTGACCACCTATGAGCAAACTCACAGTGCAGAGAAACTATAG